One window of Hoplias malabaricus isolate fHopMal1 chromosome 16, fHopMal1.hap1, whole genome shotgun sequence genomic DNA carries:
- the dhcr7 gene encoding 7-dehydrocholesterol reductase, with translation MAPAESVRKRQKARLNEKVTESGTKGQKEELGKWGRAWEVDWFSLTGVILLLCFAPLIVFFFIVTCDQYQCSVSHVVLDIYNGDTSPLTIWNRAPSFTWTAAKIYASWVTFQVVLYICIPDFTHNILPGYVGGVQDGARTPAGLINRYEINGLQCWIITHVLWAANAYHFHWFSPTIIFDNWIPLLWCTNILGYSVSTFAFIKAYLFPTNPEDCKFTGNIFYNYMMGIEFNPRIGKWFDFKLFFNGRPGIIAWTLINLSYAAKQQQLYGYVTNSMILVNVLQAIYVLDFFWNEAWYLKTIDICHDHFGWYLGWGDCVWLPFLYTLQGLYLVYNPVQLSTPHCAAILTLGLMGYYIFRSANHQKDLFRRTDGDCKIWGRKPCYIECSYRSGDGAVHKSKLLTSGFWGVTRHMNYTGDLMGSLAYCLACGGQHLMPYFYIIYMTILLVHRCIRDEHRCSNKYSKDWKRYTDAVPQRLIPGIF, from the exons ATGGCACCAGCAGAGTCTGTGCGGAAGCGACAGAAGGCCAGGTTGAATGAAAAAGTCACTGAATCTGGCACAAAAGGGCAGAAAGAGGAGCTGGGCAAGTGGGGAAGAGCATG GGAGGTGGACTGGTTCTCGCTGACTGGAGTGATACTGTTGCTGTGCTTTGCCCCGCTCATCGTTTTCTTCTTCATCGTGACCTGTGACCAGTACCAGTGCTCAGTCAGCCACGTGGTCCTGGACATATACAACGGAGACACTTCCCCGCTGACCATCTGGAATCGAGCCCCTTCCTTCACCTGGACCGCTGCCAAAATCTACGCCTCTTGGGTTACCTTCCAG GTGGTGCTGTATATATGCATTCCAGACTTTACACACAATATCCTGCCAGGCTATGTGGGCGGGGTCCAGGATGGAGCACGGACACCAGCAG GTCTGATTAATAGATACGAAATTAACGGTCTGCAGTGCTGGATTATCACTCATGTCTTATGGGCGGCCAACGCTTACCACTTCCACTGGTTTTCTCCAACCATCATCTTTGACAACTGGATCCCGCTGCTGTGGTGCACCAACATCCTCGGCTACTCTGTGTCCACTTTCGCTTTCATCAAAGCCTACCTCTTCCCCACTAACCCAGAAGACTG CAAATTCACAGGAAACATCTTCTACAACTACATGATGGGCATCGAGTTCAATCCACGGATCGGAAAATGGTTCGACTTTAAGCTCTTCTTCAACGGCCGGCCTGGGATCATAGCCTGGACACTGATTAATCTGTCTTACGCAGCCAAGCAGCAGCAGCTCTACGGCTATGTGACCAACTCCATGATCCTGGTCAATGTGCTGCAG GCCATCTACGTTCTGGATTTCTTCTGGAATGAAGCCTGGTATTTAAAGACTATTGATATCTGCCATGATCACTTTGGCTGGTATCTGGGATGGGGCGACTGTGTCTGGCTGCCTTTCCTCTACACACTGCAG GGTCTGTATTTGGTCTACAACCCCGTCCAGCTCTCCACCCCTCACTGTGCTGCGATCCTCACCCTGGGACTGATGGGCTACTACATCTTTCGTTCTGCCAACCATCAGAAGGATCTGTTCCGCCGGACAGACGGCGACTGTAAGATCTGGGGCCGGAAGCCCTGCTATATCGAGTGTTCCTACCGCTCGGGGGACGGTGCCGTCCATAAGAGCAAGCTGCTGACCTCAGGGTTCTGGGGTGTGACCCGCCACATGAACTATACGGGGGATTTGATGGGCTCTCTGGCTTACTGCCTGGCCTGTGGTGGTCAGCACCTGATGCCTTACTTCTACATCATTTACATGACCATCCTGCTGGTCCACCGCTGCATCCGGGACGAACACCGCTGCAGCAACAAGTACAGCAAGGACTGGAAACGCTACACAGATGCCGTTCCACAGCGTCTCATTCCAGGGATCTTCTAG